From a region of the Rhinopithecus roxellana isolate Shanxi Qingling chromosome 8, ASM756505v1, whole genome shotgun sequence genome:
- the SLAMF6 gene encoding SLAM family member 6 isoform X2, producing MLWLFQSLLFVFCFGPAVRTLFCKAAAVCWGSTPDPIHLGPSPSWRCHQWRLQNSKDGCLLLPLGASFKRGTKLMTVGVLLYKVSGNLISQSRSTPLMVNGVLGESVILPLEFPAGERIQSITWLYNGASLAFIVLSETNSPKIHMTHPKQQKRLNFTQSYSLKLSNLEMEDTGSYSAQITTETSAKLSSYTLRIFRQLRNIQVNNYSQLFRNRTCEIHLTCSVEDADDNVSFRWEALGSTLSSEPNITTSWDPRISSEQDYTCIAENAVSNLSFSVSAQKLCGDVKIQYIDTKMILFVVFGTCIVTGFIIVLSLVLRKRKDSLPLSTQRTQGPESAGNIEYISVSPVNNTVYASVTHSNRETEISTPIKNATVTIYSTINHSKESKPTFSRATALDNVM from the exons cagtcaGGACCCTCTTCTGCaaggctgctgcagtttgctgggggtccactccagaccctattcaccTCGGTCCCTCCCCATCCTGGAGGTGTcatcagtggaggctgcagaacagcaaggatggctgcctgcttcttcctctgggaGCTTCGTTCAAGAGGGGCACCAAACTGATGACAGTGGGAGTGCTCCTGTATAAAGTGTCTG GGAATCTAATTTCACAAAGCCGCTCAACCCCACTGATGGTGAATGGGGTTCTGGGGGAGTCAGTAATTCTTCCCCTGGAGTTTCCTGCTGGAGAGAGGATCCAGTCCATCACTTGGCTTTACAATGGAGCATCTCTTGCCTTCATAGTACTCTCTGAAACCAACAGTCCAAAAATCCACATGACTCATCCTAAACAGCAAAAGCGACTGAACTTCACCCAGTCCTACTCCCTGAAACTCAGCAACCTGGAGATGGAAGACACAGGCTCTTACAGTGCCCAGATAACCACAGAGACCTCTGCAAAGCTGTCCAGTTATACTCTGAGGATATTCA GACAACTGAGGAACATACAAGTTAACAATTACAGTCAGCTATTTCGGAATAGGACCTGTGAGATCCATCTGACTTGCTCTGTGGAGGATGCAGATGACAATGTCTCATTCAGATGGGAGGCCTTGGGAAGCACACTTTCAAGTGAGCCAAACATCACTACCTCCTGGGACCCCAGGATTTCCAGTGAACAGGACTACACCTGCATAGCAGAGAATGCTGTCAGCAATTTatccttctctgtctctgcccAGAAGCTTTGCGGAG atgTTAAAATTCAATATATAGATACCAAAATGATTCTGTTTGTGGTTTTTGGGACATGCATAGTCACCGGTTTCATCATAGTGCTGTCACTTgttttgaggaaaagaaaag attctcTACCTTTGTCTACTCAGCGAACACAGGGCCCTG AGTCTGCGGGGAACATAGAGTATATTTCAGTCTCTCCAGTGAACAACACTGTGTATGCTTCAGTCACTCATTCAAACAGG GAAACGGAAATTTCAACACCTATAAAAAATGCTACTGTCACAATTTACTCCACAATTAATCATTCCAAAGAG AGTAAACCCACTTTTTCCAGGGCAACTGCCCTTGACAACGTCATGTAA
- the SLAMF6 gene encoding SLAM family member 6 isoform X6 gives MLWLFQSLLFVFCFGPAVRTLFCKAAAVCWGSTPDPIHLGPSPSWRCHQWRLQNSKDGCLLLPLGASFKRGTKLMTVGVLLYKVSGNLISQSRSTPLMVNGVLGESVILPLEFPAGERIQSITWLYNGASLAFIVLSETNSPKIHMTHPKQQKRLNFTQSYSLKLSNLEMEDTGSYSAQITTETSAKLSSYTLRIFRQLRNIQVNNYSQLFRNRTCEIHLTCSVEDADDNVSFRWEALGSTLSNVKIQYIDTKMILFVVFGTCIVTGFIIVLSLVLRKRKDSLPLSTQRTQGPAESAGNIEYISVSPVNNTVYASVTHSNRETEISTPIKNATVTIYSTINHSKESKPTFSRATALDNVM, from the exons cagtcaGGACCCTCTTCTGCaaggctgctgcagtttgctgggggtccactccagaccctattcaccTCGGTCCCTCCCCATCCTGGAGGTGTcatcagtggaggctgcagaacagcaaggatggctgcctgcttcttcctctgggaGCTTCGTTCAAGAGGGGCACCAAACTGATGACAGTGGGAGTGCTCCTGTATAAAGTGTCTG GGAATCTAATTTCACAAAGCCGCTCAACCCCACTGATGGTGAATGGGGTTCTGGGGGAGTCAGTAATTCTTCCCCTGGAGTTTCCTGCTGGAGAGAGGATCCAGTCCATCACTTGGCTTTACAATGGAGCATCTCTTGCCTTCATAGTACTCTCTGAAACCAACAGTCCAAAAATCCACATGACTCATCCTAAACAGCAAAAGCGACTGAACTTCACCCAGTCCTACTCCCTGAAACTCAGCAACCTGGAGATGGAAGACACAGGCTCTTACAGTGCCCAGATAACCACAGAGACCTCTGCAAAGCTGTCCAGTTATACTCTGAGGATATTCA GACAACTGAGGAACATACAAGTTAACAATTACAGTCAGCTATTTCGGAATAGGACCTGTGAGATCCATCTGACTTGCTCTGTGGAGGATGCAGATGACAATGTCTCATTCAGATGGGAGGCCTTGGGAAGCACACTTTCAA atgTTAAAATTCAATATATAGATACCAAAATGATTCTGTTTGTGGTTTTTGGGACATGCATAGTCACCGGTTTCATCATAGTGCTGTCACTTgttttgaggaaaagaaaag attctcTACCTTTGTCTACTCAGCGAACACAGGGCCCTG CAGAGTCTGCGGGGAACATAGAGTATATTTCAGTCTCTCCAGTGAACAACACTGTGTATGCTTCAGTCACTCATTCAAACAGG GAAACGGAAATTTCAACACCTATAAAAAATGCTACTGTCACAATTTACTCCACAATTAATCATTCCAAAGAG AGTAAACCCACTTTTTCCAGGGCAACTGCCCTTGACAACGTCATGTAA
- the SLAMF6 gene encoding SLAM family member 6 isoform X1, with protein MLWLFQSLLFVFCFGPAVRTLFCKAAAVCWGSTPDPIHLGPSPSWRCHQWRLQNSKDGCLLLPLGASFKRGTKLMTVGVLLYKVSGNLISQSRSTPLMVNGVLGESVILPLEFPAGERIQSITWLYNGASLAFIVLSETNSPKIHMTHPKQQKRLNFTQSYSLKLSNLEMEDTGSYSAQITTETSAKLSSYTLRIFRQLRNIQVNNYSQLFRNRTCEIHLTCSVEDADDNVSFRWEALGSTLSSEPNITTSWDPRISSEQDYTCIAENAVSNLSFSVSAQKLCGDVKIQYIDTKMILFVVFGTCIVTGFIIVLSLVLRKRKDSLPLSTQRTQGPAESAGNIEYISVSPVNNTVYASVTHSNRETEISTPIKNATVTIYSTINHSKESKPTFSRATALDNVM; from the exons cagtcaGGACCCTCTTCTGCaaggctgctgcagtttgctgggggtccactccagaccctattcaccTCGGTCCCTCCCCATCCTGGAGGTGTcatcagtggaggctgcagaacagcaaggatggctgcctgcttcttcctctgggaGCTTCGTTCAAGAGGGGCACCAAACTGATGACAGTGGGAGTGCTCCTGTATAAAGTGTCTG GGAATCTAATTTCACAAAGCCGCTCAACCCCACTGATGGTGAATGGGGTTCTGGGGGAGTCAGTAATTCTTCCCCTGGAGTTTCCTGCTGGAGAGAGGATCCAGTCCATCACTTGGCTTTACAATGGAGCATCTCTTGCCTTCATAGTACTCTCTGAAACCAACAGTCCAAAAATCCACATGACTCATCCTAAACAGCAAAAGCGACTGAACTTCACCCAGTCCTACTCCCTGAAACTCAGCAACCTGGAGATGGAAGACACAGGCTCTTACAGTGCCCAGATAACCACAGAGACCTCTGCAAAGCTGTCCAGTTATACTCTGAGGATATTCA GACAACTGAGGAACATACAAGTTAACAATTACAGTCAGCTATTTCGGAATAGGACCTGTGAGATCCATCTGACTTGCTCTGTGGAGGATGCAGATGACAATGTCTCATTCAGATGGGAGGCCTTGGGAAGCACACTTTCAAGTGAGCCAAACATCACTACCTCCTGGGACCCCAGGATTTCCAGTGAACAGGACTACACCTGCATAGCAGAGAATGCTGTCAGCAATTTatccttctctgtctctgcccAGAAGCTTTGCGGAG atgTTAAAATTCAATATATAGATACCAAAATGATTCTGTTTGTGGTTTTTGGGACATGCATAGTCACCGGTTTCATCATAGTGCTGTCACTTgttttgaggaaaagaaaag attctcTACCTTTGTCTACTCAGCGAACACAGGGCCCTG CAGAGTCTGCGGGGAACATAGAGTATATTTCAGTCTCTCCAGTGAACAACACTGTGTATGCTTCAGTCACTCATTCAAACAGG GAAACGGAAATTTCAACACCTATAAAAAATGCTACTGTCACAATTTACTCCACAATTAATCATTCCAAAGAG AGTAAACCCACTTTTTCCAGGGCAACTGCCCTTGACAACGTCATGTAA
- the SLAMF6 gene encoding SLAM family member 6 isoform X3, whose translation MLWLFQSLLFVFCFGPAVRTLFCKAAAVCWGSTPDPIHLGPSPSWRCHQWRLQNSKDGCLLLPLGASFKRGTKLMTVGVLLYKVSGNLISQSRSTPLMVNGVLGESVILPLEFPAGERIQSITWLYNGASLAFIVLSETNSPKIHMTHPKQQKRLNFTQSYSLKLSNLEMEDTGSYSAQITTETSAKLSSYTLRIFRQLRNIQVNNYSQLFRNRTCEIHLTCSVEDADDNVSFRWEALGSTLSSEPNITTSWDPRISSEQDYTCIAENAVSNLSFSVSAQKLCGDVKIQYIDTKMILFVVFGTCIVTGFIIVLSLVLRKRKDSLPLSTQRTQGPGSFTTLLMETLSPNERDHPSSPSKSRAQAGLKHPRHKTKLSDCIITVEPGFWQWIDTVERENMI comes from the exons cagtcaGGACCCTCTTCTGCaaggctgctgcagtttgctgggggtccactccagaccctattcaccTCGGTCCCTCCCCATCCTGGAGGTGTcatcagtggaggctgcagaacagcaaggatggctgcctgcttcttcctctgggaGCTTCGTTCAAGAGGGGCACCAAACTGATGACAGTGGGAGTGCTCCTGTATAAAGTGTCTG GGAATCTAATTTCACAAAGCCGCTCAACCCCACTGATGGTGAATGGGGTTCTGGGGGAGTCAGTAATTCTTCCCCTGGAGTTTCCTGCTGGAGAGAGGATCCAGTCCATCACTTGGCTTTACAATGGAGCATCTCTTGCCTTCATAGTACTCTCTGAAACCAACAGTCCAAAAATCCACATGACTCATCCTAAACAGCAAAAGCGACTGAACTTCACCCAGTCCTACTCCCTGAAACTCAGCAACCTGGAGATGGAAGACACAGGCTCTTACAGTGCCCAGATAACCACAGAGACCTCTGCAAAGCTGTCCAGTTATACTCTGAGGATATTCA GACAACTGAGGAACATACAAGTTAACAATTACAGTCAGCTATTTCGGAATAGGACCTGTGAGATCCATCTGACTTGCTCTGTGGAGGATGCAGATGACAATGTCTCATTCAGATGGGAGGCCTTGGGAAGCACACTTTCAAGTGAGCCAAACATCACTACCTCCTGGGACCCCAGGATTTCCAGTGAACAGGACTACACCTGCATAGCAGAGAATGCTGTCAGCAATTTatccttctctgtctctgcccAGAAGCTTTGCGGAG atgTTAAAATTCAATATATAGATACCAAAATGATTCTGTTTGTGGTTTTTGGGACATGCATAGTCACCGGTTTCATCATAGTGCTGTCACTTgttttgaggaaaagaaaag attctcTACCTTTGTCTACTCAGCGAACACAGGGCCCTG GTTCATTCACCACCCTGCTGATGGAGACACTAAGTCCCAATGAAAGGGATCATCCCTCGTCACCCAGCAAGTCCAGGGCACAGGCAGGATTAAAGCATCCAAGGCACAAAACCAAACTGTCTGACTGCATCATTACTGTTGAGCCAGGGTTTTGGCAATGGATAGACACAGTGGAAAGAGAAAACATGATATAG
- the SLAMF6 gene encoding SLAM family member 6 isoform X5, whose protein sequence is MLWLFQSLLFVFCFGPAVRTLFCKAAAVCWGSTPDPIHLGPSPSWRCHQWRLQNSKDGCLLLPLGASFKRGTKLMTVGVLLYKVSGNLISQSRSTPLMVNGVLGESVILPLEFPAGERIQSITWLYNGASLAFIVLSETNSPKIHMTHPKQQKRLNFTQSYSLKLSNLEMEDTGSYSAQITTETSAKLSSYTLRIFRQLRNIQVNNYSQLFRNRTCEIHLTCSVEDADDNVSFRWEALGSTLSSEPNITTSWDPRISSEQDYTCIAENAVSNLSFSVSAQKLCGDVKIQYIDTKMILFVVFGTCIVTGFIIVLSLVLRKRKDSLPLSTQRTQGPESAGNIEYISVSPVNNTVYASVTHSNRSKPTFSRATALDNVM, encoded by the exons cagtcaGGACCCTCTTCTGCaaggctgctgcagtttgctgggggtccactccagaccctattcaccTCGGTCCCTCCCCATCCTGGAGGTGTcatcagtggaggctgcagaacagcaaggatggctgcctgcttcttcctctgggaGCTTCGTTCAAGAGGGGCACCAAACTGATGACAGTGGGAGTGCTCCTGTATAAAGTGTCTG GGAATCTAATTTCACAAAGCCGCTCAACCCCACTGATGGTGAATGGGGTTCTGGGGGAGTCAGTAATTCTTCCCCTGGAGTTTCCTGCTGGAGAGAGGATCCAGTCCATCACTTGGCTTTACAATGGAGCATCTCTTGCCTTCATAGTACTCTCTGAAACCAACAGTCCAAAAATCCACATGACTCATCCTAAACAGCAAAAGCGACTGAACTTCACCCAGTCCTACTCCCTGAAACTCAGCAACCTGGAGATGGAAGACACAGGCTCTTACAGTGCCCAGATAACCACAGAGACCTCTGCAAAGCTGTCCAGTTATACTCTGAGGATATTCA GACAACTGAGGAACATACAAGTTAACAATTACAGTCAGCTATTTCGGAATAGGACCTGTGAGATCCATCTGACTTGCTCTGTGGAGGATGCAGATGACAATGTCTCATTCAGATGGGAGGCCTTGGGAAGCACACTTTCAAGTGAGCCAAACATCACTACCTCCTGGGACCCCAGGATTTCCAGTGAACAGGACTACACCTGCATAGCAGAGAATGCTGTCAGCAATTTatccttctctgtctctgcccAGAAGCTTTGCGGAG atgTTAAAATTCAATATATAGATACCAAAATGATTCTGTTTGTGGTTTTTGGGACATGCATAGTCACCGGTTTCATCATAGTGCTGTCACTTgttttgaggaaaagaaaag attctcTACCTTTGTCTACTCAGCGAACACAGGGCCCTG AGTCTGCGGGGAACATAGAGTATATTTCAGTCTCTCCAGTGAACAACACTGTGTATGCTTCAGTCACTCATTCAAACAGG AGTAAACCCACTTTTTCCAGGGCAACTGCCCTTGACAACGTCATGTAA
- the SLAMF6 gene encoding SLAM family member 6 isoform X4 has product MLWLFQSLLFVFCFGPAVRTLFCKAAAVCWGSTPDPIHLGPSPSWRCHQWRLQNSKDGCLLLPLGASFKRGTKLMTVGVLLYKVSGNLISQSRSTPLMVNGVLGESVILPLEFPAGERIQSITWLYNGASLAFIVLSETNSPKIHMTHPKQQKRLNFTQSYSLKLSNLEMEDTGSYSAQITTETSAKLSSYTLRIFRQLRNIQVNNYSQLFRNRTCEIHLTCSVEDADDNVSFRWEALGSTLSSEPNITTSWDPRISSEQDYTCIAENAVSNLSFSVSAQKLCGDVKIQYIDTKMILFVVFGTCIVTGFIIVLSLVLRKRKDSLPLSTQRTQGPAESAGNIEYISVSPVNNTVYASVTHSNRSKPTFSRATALDNVM; this is encoded by the exons cagtcaGGACCCTCTTCTGCaaggctgctgcagtttgctgggggtccactccagaccctattcaccTCGGTCCCTCCCCATCCTGGAGGTGTcatcagtggaggctgcagaacagcaaggatggctgcctgcttcttcctctgggaGCTTCGTTCAAGAGGGGCACCAAACTGATGACAGTGGGAGTGCTCCTGTATAAAGTGTCTG GGAATCTAATTTCACAAAGCCGCTCAACCCCACTGATGGTGAATGGGGTTCTGGGGGAGTCAGTAATTCTTCCCCTGGAGTTTCCTGCTGGAGAGAGGATCCAGTCCATCACTTGGCTTTACAATGGAGCATCTCTTGCCTTCATAGTACTCTCTGAAACCAACAGTCCAAAAATCCACATGACTCATCCTAAACAGCAAAAGCGACTGAACTTCACCCAGTCCTACTCCCTGAAACTCAGCAACCTGGAGATGGAAGACACAGGCTCTTACAGTGCCCAGATAACCACAGAGACCTCTGCAAAGCTGTCCAGTTATACTCTGAGGATATTCA GACAACTGAGGAACATACAAGTTAACAATTACAGTCAGCTATTTCGGAATAGGACCTGTGAGATCCATCTGACTTGCTCTGTGGAGGATGCAGATGACAATGTCTCATTCAGATGGGAGGCCTTGGGAAGCACACTTTCAAGTGAGCCAAACATCACTACCTCCTGGGACCCCAGGATTTCCAGTGAACAGGACTACACCTGCATAGCAGAGAATGCTGTCAGCAATTTatccttctctgtctctgcccAGAAGCTTTGCGGAG atgTTAAAATTCAATATATAGATACCAAAATGATTCTGTTTGTGGTTTTTGGGACATGCATAGTCACCGGTTTCATCATAGTGCTGTCACTTgttttgaggaaaagaaaag attctcTACCTTTGTCTACTCAGCGAACACAGGGCCCTG CAGAGTCTGCGGGGAACATAGAGTATATTTCAGTCTCTCCAGTGAACAACACTGTGTATGCTTCAGTCACTCATTCAAACAGG AGTAAACCCACTTTTTCCAGGGCAACTGCCCTTGACAACGTCATGTAA
- the SLAMF6 gene encoding SLAM family member 6 isoform X7: MLWLFQSLLFVFCFGPGNLISQSRSTPLMVNGVLGESVILPLEFPAGERIQSITWLYNGASLAFIVLSETNSPKIHMTHPKQQKRLNFTQSYSLKLSNLEMEDTGSYSAQITTETSAKLSSYTLRIFRQLRNIQVNNYSQLFRNRTCEIHLTCSVEDADDNVSFRWEALGSTLSSEPNITTSWDPRISSEQDYTCIAENAVSNLSFSVSAQKLCGDVKIQYIDTKMILFVVFGTCIVTGFIIVLSLVLRKRKDSLPLSTQRTQGPAESAGNIEYISVSPVNNTVYASVTHSNRETEISTPIKNATVTIYSTINHSKESKPTFSRATALDNVM; the protein is encoded by the exons GGAATCTAATTTCACAAAGCCGCTCAACCCCACTGATGGTGAATGGGGTTCTGGGGGAGTCAGTAATTCTTCCCCTGGAGTTTCCTGCTGGAGAGAGGATCCAGTCCATCACTTGGCTTTACAATGGAGCATCTCTTGCCTTCATAGTACTCTCTGAAACCAACAGTCCAAAAATCCACATGACTCATCCTAAACAGCAAAAGCGACTGAACTTCACCCAGTCCTACTCCCTGAAACTCAGCAACCTGGAGATGGAAGACACAGGCTCTTACAGTGCCCAGATAACCACAGAGACCTCTGCAAAGCTGTCCAGTTATACTCTGAGGATATTCA GACAACTGAGGAACATACAAGTTAACAATTACAGTCAGCTATTTCGGAATAGGACCTGTGAGATCCATCTGACTTGCTCTGTGGAGGATGCAGATGACAATGTCTCATTCAGATGGGAGGCCTTGGGAAGCACACTTTCAAGTGAGCCAAACATCACTACCTCCTGGGACCCCAGGATTTCCAGTGAACAGGACTACACCTGCATAGCAGAGAATGCTGTCAGCAATTTatccttctctgtctctgcccAGAAGCTTTGCGGAG atgTTAAAATTCAATATATAGATACCAAAATGATTCTGTTTGTGGTTTTTGGGACATGCATAGTCACCGGTTTCATCATAGTGCTGTCACTTgttttgaggaaaagaaaag attctcTACCTTTGTCTACTCAGCGAACACAGGGCCCTG CAGAGTCTGCGGGGAACATAGAGTATATTTCAGTCTCTCCAGTGAACAACACTGTGTATGCTTCAGTCACTCATTCAAACAGG GAAACGGAAATTTCAACACCTATAAAAAATGCTACTGTCACAATTTACTCCACAATTAATCATTCCAAAGAG AGTAAACCCACTTTTTCCAGGGCAACTGCCCTTGACAACGTCATGTAA
- the SLAMF6 gene encoding SLAM family member 6 isoform X8, which produces MLWLFQSLLFVFCFGPGNLISQSRSTPLMVNGVLGESVILPLEFPAGERIQSITWLYNGASLAFIVLSETNSPKIHMTHPKQQKRLNFTQSYSLKLSNLEMEDTGSYSAQITTETSAKLSSYTLRIFRQLRNIQVNNYSQLFRNRTCEIHLTCSVEDADDNVSFRWEALGSTLSSEPNITTSWDPRISSEQDYTCIAENAVSNLSFSVSAQKLCGDVKIQYIDTKMILFVVFGTCIVTGFIIVLSLVLRKRKDSLPLSTQRTQGPESAGNIEYISVSPVNNTVYASVTHSNRETEISTPIKNATVTIYSTINHSKESKPTFSRATALDNVM; this is translated from the exons GGAATCTAATTTCACAAAGCCGCTCAACCCCACTGATGGTGAATGGGGTTCTGGGGGAGTCAGTAATTCTTCCCCTGGAGTTTCCTGCTGGAGAGAGGATCCAGTCCATCACTTGGCTTTACAATGGAGCATCTCTTGCCTTCATAGTACTCTCTGAAACCAACAGTCCAAAAATCCACATGACTCATCCTAAACAGCAAAAGCGACTGAACTTCACCCAGTCCTACTCCCTGAAACTCAGCAACCTGGAGATGGAAGACACAGGCTCTTACAGTGCCCAGATAACCACAGAGACCTCTGCAAAGCTGTCCAGTTATACTCTGAGGATATTCA GACAACTGAGGAACATACAAGTTAACAATTACAGTCAGCTATTTCGGAATAGGACCTGTGAGATCCATCTGACTTGCTCTGTGGAGGATGCAGATGACAATGTCTCATTCAGATGGGAGGCCTTGGGAAGCACACTTTCAAGTGAGCCAAACATCACTACCTCCTGGGACCCCAGGATTTCCAGTGAACAGGACTACACCTGCATAGCAGAGAATGCTGTCAGCAATTTatccttctctgtctctgcccAGAAGCTTTGCGGAG atgTTAAAATTCAATATATAGATACCAAAATGATTCTGTTTGTGGTTTTTGGGACATGCATAGTCACCGGTTTCATCATAGTGCTGTCACTTgttttgaggaaaagaaaag attctcTACCTTTGTCTACTCAGCGAACACAGGGCCCTG AGTCTGCGGGGAACATAGAGTATATTTCAGTCTCTCCAGTGAACAACACTGTGTATGCTTCAGTCACTCATTCAAACAGG GAAACGGAAATTTCAACACCTATAAAAAATGCTACTGTCACAATTTACTCCACAATTAATCATTCCAAAGAG AGTAAACCCACTTTTTCCAGGGCAACTGCCCTTGACAACGTCATGTAA